Sequence from the Salinicoccus sp. RF5 genome:
TTTTATATGAACGGAAGGAACGGTGATTCTGTAGTGTCTCTATGACTTCATTCACCTATAAAAACCTCCTGTTTAATTCCAAGTACAATGGAAGTATAGCAACCTTTAAAGAGGAAGGGAATAATTTGAGCAGGCTATCTCAATATATAATGGCGATGTTATGAGTCGATAGAAATATCGATAGGATAACACAGTGCAATGGCTTCATTTCAATGGTTTAACATTTATTTGTAACGCCATGTGTTATGAAAAGTTATAACACATGGCGTTATATAAAGAGTGTTCTTGGATTTACGCCTGCTCCTCCAGGTCCTTCGGTCGCGGATTTTCCTTTGGATGGATATAGGAATAGCGGTCTATATTATCCGCTGCGATTGTACGCTCAGTCACTTCATAAGGCTCGGTGTAATTCATTTCGGAAATGTTGATCGAACCATCTTCATTGATGGATTCAATATAGGCGACATGTCCAAGTTCCCCTCTTTCAGTTTGAAGGATGGCACCTGTTTTCGGTTCACCATTGACTGAGTAACCATCACCCTCTGCATTTTCTGCCCATTGATCGGCATCCCGCCAACTGGTTTCTATCATGTTCCCCTGTGCTTTCACCTTTTCGAATACATGGTAGGTACATTCTCCATCATCATAAGTGTTGTTTGCCATCGGATCGGGGAGCAGGTGGTATTCCAGCGTTTCCCATAGACCATCTTCACTCTGGCCGTCCGCCCAATAAAGCCCGGCCGCAGCAAGGCCGATGAAAATAAGGGCAGTTAATCCTTTTTTCACGTGAAACATCCCCTCCCCATACTTTTCATTTTAAAGCATGATATATTATACAGGCCGGCGCCAACGTATAAAATAATAATGCTCACCAAAAAAGCCGGCTGAGGGCCGGCTTTTCGTTCAAATATGATGAAGCTATTTCTTTTTGAAAGTTTCGATGAAGCTGAGAAGGCTCAAACTGAAGAACTTGAGGGCATTCTTACTTCCTTCGTAGCCATGGCCAGCTTTCAGGTGTTTGAAGATGGCGACGCCAAGTACGGAACTGATCATAAGTGAACCAATCCGTGTGAATGACTTGCCCAGGAAGGATGCAAGCAGGAACAGGGAACCAATGGCTTCAAAGTAGCCGGCCAGTTTCATCTGGGAAGGCTCTACATTGAATTCCTTTTCGAAATCCTCTCCCATCTGCCCTTCGTTCTCAACTTTTGTCAGACCGCCTTCAATCATATTTTTACCGATGTAGGCATTGAATAGATAATGGATCATATGAATCATCTCCTTTTCTTATTTTGCAAGTTTCTCAAAAATGGAGTCAGTTGTCACCTGATATGCTTACAAAATGTAATTTATTTAATTAATGTAACGATAAGACATCAGTGCCTGCAGCATTTCGATCTCTTCCTGCAGTCTGGCACCGATGTTGGTATCGCGTATCTTCTTCCTTTGGAGCTCCTCATCGACTATGCGACGTACAGAGAGTGCATCTGCACCATTCAAGAGTACATTCCTCTTTGAATTGAAGTGTTGATGGGCCACAAGCTGCATGCCATATGAATTGTAGAGGAGTGTATAGCCTGCGATGCCGGTAGTCTTCTGATAGGCCTTGGAGAACCCGCCATCGATGACGATCATTTTGCCGTCTGCCTTGATCGGATTTTCACCGTCGATCTCCTTTACGGGGGTATGTCCATTGATGATATGCCCTTGCTCAGGATCGAGATCGAACTCTTCAAGCATCTTCCGGCATACGTTCACATCTTCCCTCAGATGATAGTAAGGATTCTTTTCTTCTTTATGGGAAGTCTTGTCCTTGATGAAGTAGCGTTCAAATGTCGTCATCGCCCGTTTGCCGAACAGGGAGGAATGCTTGCCGGTCCAGAGGTACCATACAAGATCCGTCGACAGGTCATCCGTAGATTCGACATCTTCGAAGGCTTTGCGGAGGTGAAGTTCAAACTGGTCGAGCAGTTCGCGCCCTGCATATACATTACCGTCAATTTCCATCTCTTCCATATTTCCATCTTCATCTACGGGAATGCAGCCATGGATCAGCAGATTGCCGTTATATTTCAGGTAGAGGCTGCCTTTTTTCATCAGGAAGTTCATATGGCGCTTCAATTTTTCGGATTGCTGGAGGGAAAGCAGGAGTTTGTCTATGACTTCTTCTTCCTCTTCGAGCAGTTTCGCTGGATCCTCTGGATCGACAGTCGAGAAGCAGGTGTTCTCCAATGGATAGGTCTCTCCATAGACCGTAATCTCCTGTTTATCGTAATCTACCTTTTCAAGGACGAGACGCTCTTCCATCTCGAAGTATGGACGCCGTTTGATGATGGGACTCTCGAGTTTGAACTGGATGATGGCGATGGCCTGATGTATTTTTGTAATCTGGAGTTTCTCCTGCTCTGTAAGTGCCTTTTCGGAATGCTGTTTTGGGTGGAAGGCTGGGTTGTCCCCATAGTATTTTTCCGCCAGGTTCAGAAGAGGACGCAGGTTGATTCCGTAGGCATCCTCGATGATATCCAGATTGTCGTAGCGTGCACAGATTCTGAGGATGTTCGCAAGACATACCTTGGATCCCGCATAGGCCCCAATCCAGAGCACATCATGATTCCCCCACTGGATATCAAGGGAATGGTAGTCGATCAGCGTATCCATGATCTTATCCGGCTCGGGTCCACGGTCATAGATATCTCCCACTACATGGAGATGGTCGACGACCAGGCGCTGTGTAGTATAGGAGAGGCCAATGATGAGCTTTTCAGCCTGGCCGAGTGTGATGATCTTATCGACGATCTTTTCATAATAGGGCTTCTTGTTCGTATCTTCATCGCTCTTATAGAGGAGTTCTTCGATGATGTACACAAACTGTTTCGGCAAAGCCTTTCTCAATTTTGAGCGTGTATACTTTGAAGAGGCGAAAGATATCAGTTCGATCATATGATGGATCTTAATCTTATACCATTCGTTCATCGCATCTTTCGACCCGATCTGATTCTTGATCAGTTTTAATTTTTCTTCAGGATAATAGACGAGGGCGGCAAACTCACTGATCTCCTCCTCTGTCATCCTATCCTTGAAAACATCCCGGATTTTTACCCGCACGTTGCCGGATCCATTCCTGAGTACGTGCTGAAAGGCCTGGAATTCTCCATGAAGGTCGCTGACGAAGTGTTCCGTCCCCTTCGGAAGATCCAGTATGGATTCGAGATTGATGATTTCCGTGACTACTTTTTCTTCGCTGTCGAACTTCTCAGACAGCAAGTTGAGATACTTTGCTTCCATATCTCGTCGCTTATCGACGGCTCCAGTTTTGAAATCGTTATCAAAAGTCTTTACCATAACACACACTCCTGTTCAGATATTACTTCCCATTATACTTGAAATTCATGAGAATTGGCGGAGTCCTTTTGGATTCATTGCATTTACATCCATTTTCATCGCCTGAATATTGCTCAGTCCAACATGAAGGTCGTATGTCTGATATTGTCGGTGTGTATCACCTTCAAGCCAGTCCTATTGGCGATATAACGCATGGTTTTTGGTGTATAGAATGAAATGTGGCTGCGATCCCGCATGTAGTGCCAGTTGTTGAAATGATCCATGTCATTGTGATGGAAGAGGGTCATGACTGCAAGGACGCTATCGGGCCTCAGAAGTTCTGAAAACCGGTGGAAGTACGCGAGGGGGTCTTCCAGATGT
This genomic interval carries:
- a CDS encoding CHAP domain-containing protein, which codes for MFHVKKGLTALIFIGLAAAGLYWADGQSEDGLWETLEYHLLPDPMANNTYDDGECTYHVFEKVKAQGNMIETSWRDADQWAENAEGDGYSVNGEPKTGAILQTERGELGHVAYIESINEDGSINISEMNYTEPYEVTERTIAADNIDRYSYIHPKENPRPKDLEEQA
- a CDS encoding fructose-1,6-bisphosphatase — translated: MEAKYLNLLSEKFDSEEKVVTEIINLESILDLPKGTEHFVSDLHGEFQAFQHVLRNGSGNVRVKIRDVFKDRMTEEEISEFAALVYYPEEKLKLIKNQIGSKDAMNEWYKIKIHHMIELISFASSKYTRSKLRKALPKQFVYIIEELLYKSDEDTNKKPYYEKIVDKIITLGQAEKLIIGLSYTTQRLVVDHLHVVGDIYDRGPEPDKIMDTLIDYHSLDIQWGNHDVLWIGAYAGSKVCLANILRICARYDNLDIIEDAYGINLRPLLNLAEKYYGDNPAFHPKQHSEKALTEQEKLQITKIHQAIAIIQFKLESPIIKRRPYFEMEERLVLEKVDYDKQEITVYGETYPLENTCFSTVDPEDPAKLLEEEEEVIDKLLLSLQQSEKLKRHMNFLMKKGSLYLKYNGNLLIHGCIPVDEDGNMEEMEIDGNVYAGRELLDQFELHLRKAFEDVESTDDLSTDLVWYLWTGKHSSLFGKRAMTTFERYFIKDKTSHKEEKNPYYHLREDVNVCRKMLEEFDLDPEQGHIINGHTPVKEIDGENPIKADGKMIVIDGGFSKAYQKTTGIAGYTLLYNSYGMQLVAHQHFNSKRNVLLNGADALSVRRIVDEELQRKKIRDTNIGARLQEEIEMLQALMSYRYIN